TTGACACTTGCCTATGGCGAGTATTACCTGATCACCTCAACAGAAGTGCAACCCATTCAGTCCGAAAACCAAGGGCGGGTGGTTGCCTTAGATCCCGGTGTGCGCACATTCATGACCTTCTTTGCTGAGTCATCCTATGGATGGATTGGCAATGACTCGAACTTATTGATTCAAAAGCTGTGCTTCAAGCTAGATCGCCTGATTTCCAAAATCACCAAGGCTAAATCAGCTCAAAAGCGTCGCTTCAAGAAAGCCGCCGATCGCCTGCGTTCCAAGGTGCAACACTTGGTGAAAGAACTTCACCACAAAACCGCACGGTTCCTGACTGAAAACTTTGATGTGATTTTGTTGCCCAGCTTTGAATCTTCTCAAATGGTGAGCAAATCACGTCGAAAGATTAAGTCAAAAACCGTTCGACAGATGTTGACCCTATCGCATTACCAGTTCAAGAAACATCTGGAGTGGAAAGCTTGGGAGTTGGGCAAGATTGCCTTGACCGATATCAACGAAGCCTACACCTCTAAAACCGTTTCGTGGACAGGTGAAATCGTGAAGATTGGCGGCTCTCGGGTCATCAAGTCGAAAGTTGATGGGCGGTCAATGAATCGGGATCTCAATGGTGCTCGTGGGATCTTCCTGCGGGCATTGGTTGATACGCCTTGGTTGAGAGACCATCTCAACTTATGTATTTGTTAGCATCCGTTAGCAAAAAAGTATCGGAAACCTATGAAAGTTGCCGTTTTCAGCACGGAACCCTACGATCGCCAATTTTTGGATGCCGCCAACGCCAACGCTGGTCATCCCCACGAACTGGTTTACTTTGATACTCGCC
This window of the Limnothrix sp. FACHB-406 genome carries:
- a CDS encoding transposase gives rise to the protein LTLAYGEYYLITSTEVQPIQSENQGRVVALDPGVRTFMTFFAESSYGWIGNDSNLLIQKLCFKLDRLISKITKAKSAQKRRFKKAADRLRSKVQHLVKELHHKTARFLTENFDVILLPSFESSQMVSKSRRKIKSKTVRQMLTLSHYQFKKHLEWKAWELGKIALTDINEAYTSKTVSWTGEIVKIGGSRVIKSKVDGRSMNRDLNGARGIFLRALVDTPWLRDHLNLCIC